A region of Desulfobacterales bacterium DNA encodes the following proteins:
- a CDS encoding UPF0175 family protein: MRTEKVTFNVPVDILASLKIGARGLESDMRRSLAVQYYKSKRLSLGKSAKLAGMNRIDFMDHLASEGCVVFDYDESALKEELKGIEVLEELKL; the protein is encoded by the coding sequence ATGAGGACAGAAAAAGTAACCTTTAATGTGCCGGTTGATATACTGGCATCCCTGAAGATAGGGGCGAGAGGATTAGAATCGGATATGAGACGCTCACTTGCTGTCCAGTATTACAAGAGCAAGCGACTGTCTTTGGGAAAGTCGGCAAAGCTCGCGGGAATGAATCGTATTGACTTCATGGATCATCTGGCATCAGAGGGGTGTGTGGTTTTTGACTATGACGAGAGTGCCTTAAAAGAGGAGTTGAAGGGCATAGAGGTACTTGAGGAGCTGAAACTTTGA
- a CDS encoding DUF3368 domain-containing protein has protein sequence MKGIIVSNATPIIAFSRINRLELFRQITGTITIPQEVEKELYGHGRSDVPALDRSNWIKVKKVKTRDGVELLLPSLDKGEAEVIVLSRELGASLVIIDELTARKVAIMMGLPIIGAVGLLIHAKRTGLIKEVKPLLDEMIRQGIRYKENFYREVLKNVNEL, from the coding sequence TTGAAAGGCATCATCGTTTCTAATGCCACGCCGATTATTGCTTTTTCAAGGATAAACAGACTGGAGCTATTCCGGCAAATCACAGGTACGATCACGATTCCGCAAGAGGTTGAGAAAGAACTTTACGGGCACGGAAGGTCAGATGTGCCTGCTCTCGACCGTAGCAACTGGATAAAGGTCAAAAAGGTCAAGACTCGGGACGGCGTTGAGCTGCTGCTCCCATCTCTTGACAAAGGCGAAGCAGAGGTCATCGTTCTATCCAGGGAGTTGGGTGCCAGCTTGGTCATAATCGATGAATTGACGGCCAGAAAAGTGGCCATCATGATGGGACTGCCGATCATCGGCGCCGTAGGGTTACTGATTCATGCGAAAAGGACCGGGTTAATTAAGGAAGTCAAACCACTATTGGATGAAATGATCCGCCAGGGGATCCGTTATAAAGAAAATTTCTACAGGGAAGTCTTGAAAAATGTTAATGAGTTATAA